The following proteins are co-located in the Psilocybe cubensis strain MGC-MH-2018 chromosome 5, whole genome shotgun sequence genome:
- a CDS encoding Abhydrolase domain-containing protein C22H12.03, translated as MPTHPIYALDLRNHGTSPHATPMTYEAMAGDVHAFIQERGMKDVSLLGHSMGGKVAMSYALSLEKWNVSPGTLGKLIIADIAPSIGNLSPEFIRYIGAMQKIEALPFGKIKTRTDADHILQAYESDVSVRQFLLTNLRLPHAHEPSKAKFIVPLSILSKSMEALGSFPYEFNAADNIVPVTFDGPTLAIKGTKSPYINHKNIPALRAFFPNVQLEELDANHWVHAEKPHEFKKLVVDFLNDN; from the exons ATGCCGACGCACCCAATATACGCGCTCGATCTTCGCAATCATGGAACATCACCACATGCCACTCCAATGACATATGAAGCTATGGCTGGCGATGTGCATGCGTTCATTCAAGAGCGAGGAATGAAGGACGTTTCATTACTTGGACATTCTAT GGGCGGAAAAGTCGCCATGTCTTATGCTCTTTCCCTTGAAAAGTGGAATGTGTCACCAGGAACGCTAGGAAAACTTATCATCGCGGATATTGCCCCGTCAATAGGCAACCTTTCTCCAGAATTCATTCGTTACATCGGTGCAAtgcagaagattgaagcgCTTCCTTTTGGCAAGATCAAAACACGAACGGATGCCGATCACATACTTCAAGCATACGAATCA GACGTGTCTGTTCGTCAATTCCTACTCACAAATCTTCGACTGCCACATGCACATGAGCCGTCGAAAGCCAAATTCATTGTCCCTTTGTCCATACTTTCAAAATCTATGGAAGCCTTGGGTTCATTTCCTTACGAATTTAATGCGGCAGATAACATAGTCCCGGTAACCTTTGATGGCCCAACGCTTGCTATCAAGGGCACCAAGAGCCC GTATATAAACCATAAAAATATTCCGGCTTTGAGAGCATTTTTCCCTAATGTACAACTGGAAGAGCTCGATGCTAATCATTGGG TGCATGCCGAAAAACCTCATGAATTCAAGAAATTGGTCGTCGATTTTTTAAACGATAACTAG